One genomic region from Nymphaea colorata isolate Beijing-Zhang1983 chromosome 12, ASM883128v2, whole genome shotgun sequence encodes:
- the LOC116265542 gene encoding clathrin interactor EPSIN 2: protein MKKAFDQTVRDLKREVNKKVLKVPVIEQKILDATSNEPWGPHGSHLADIAQATRNFHEYQMIMSVLWKRVNDIGKNWRHVYKALTVLEYLVAHGSERVIDEIKEHAYQISTLSDFQYIDSSGRDQGSNVRKKSQSLVTLVNDKERIQEVRQKAYANRDKFRTGGMHKSSSYSGAVGGYGDRYDDDRYEGQYGSRDDDRGGYGKDKDWNYRDEDRYRRGADSYSRDGDPYGRTDERYNRDGYRDYDYRSRGNDDNQFGPRNQSFDGERNRPGDEDDRYSSRSGGGRGDEYYQDERRLERKLSSQHSAPPAYEEAVAEAERHNNEESDGGSVGGSVHKASTQLGSTDQSQGTAAAPITTTPVSKEVSDFDEFDPRGSVAGPTSTAGADNDLLGSLMGPSSPSALAITPVLALATTSGADAFADPGFGTTFVAMPPTNSTLGQPSEDLFGNSPFKAMPTQEPATSQSQNSAATTTFSASITNEGLDTLQPSVSMVENISDFGFGESFQALTYTPTAAPPQENLAIPPAQLPTQPPPQQYLQPPQAQQMQQQYIPEQPPQLQQLPPQYVQMQPTIQLPSQPPMQSSPQLPSQPQTQQPQSYLQSQVPTQAQPQPYMQPQPESHMQIQPHQSGDVLGNLLPQSAPTVTPSAQTAGLADMTLKPQTQKDKFEPKSAVWADTLSRGLVNLNISGPKINPLADIGIDFDSINRIDKRKEKEKAAAAAAASSSGAMGKAMGAGSGIGRAGATGLAPPPNPMMGSGMGMGGGMGMGMGMGNGGGMGMGGYGAGMNQSMGMGMGMGMGMGIGMAPVPQPRPGSGLPPTGPGMAGYNPMMGMGGYAPQNPYGGYR from the exons ATGAAAAAAGCCTTTGATCAAACTGTTAGAGACCT CAAGAGAGAAGTCAACAAAAAGGTCTTGAAGGTCCCTGTAATCGAACAGAAA ATTCTTGATGCAACCAGCAATGAACCTTGGGGTCCTCATGGATCGCATTTGGCAGATATAGCACAGGCTACCAGGAACTT CCATGAGTATCAGATGATCATGTCTGTTCTCTGGAAGAGGGTGAATGACATAGGGAAGAATTGGAGGCACGTCTACAAG GCATTAACTGTTCTTGAATATCTGGTGGCACATGGATCTGAACGAGTTATTGATGAGATTAAAGAGCATGCCTACCAAATATCG ACTTTGTCTGATTTTCAATATATTGATTCAAGTGGAAGAGACCAGGGAAGCaatgtaagaaaaaaatcacagaGTCTTGTTACACTTGTaaatgacaaagaaagaatACAAGAAGTTAGACAGAAGGCTTACGCTAACCGGGACAA ATTCCGCACTGGTGGAATGCACAAATCAAGTTCTTATTCAGGTGCTGTAGGGGGTTATGGTGACCGCTATGATGATGATAGATATGAAGGCCAATATGGGAGTAGAGATGATGACCGAGGTGGATACGGGAAGGACAAAGATTGGAATTACAGGGATGAAGACCGTTATAGAAGAGGTGCTGATTCTTATTCTCGGGATGGAGATCCTTATGGCCGCACTGATGAACGCTACAACCGAGATGGCTACAGAGATTATGATTATAGAAGTAGGGGCAATGATGATAATCAGTTTGGCCCAAGAAATCAGAGTTTTGATGGTGAAAGGAACCGTCCTGGTGATGAGGATGATCGGTATTCTTCTAG AAGTGGAGGAGGAAGGGGCGATGAGTATTATCAAGATGAAAG gCGACTGGAGCGTAAGCTTTCTTCACAGCATAGTGCACCACCGGCATATGAGGAAGCTGTTGCTGAAGCTGAAAGACACAACAATGAAGAGAG TGATGGAGGAAGTGTAGGGGGCTCTGTGCACAAAGCGTCCACTCAGCTTGGAAGTACGGATCAAAGTCAGGGCACTGCTGCTGCTCCTATAACTACTACTCCTGTGAGCAAGGAAGTCAGTGACTTTGATGAGTTTGATCCTCGGGGCTCTGTAGCAG GACCTACTTCCACTGCTGGTGCAGATAATGATCTTCTTGGTTCACTTATGGGTCCATCATCCCCATCTGCATTGGCGATTACACCAGTCCTTGCCTTAGCTACAACTTCTGGTGCTGATGCATTTGCAGATCCTGGTTTTGGGACAACTTTTGTGGCTATGCCACCTACAAACTCTACGCTGGGCCAG CCTAGTGAGGATCTGTTTGGCAATTCTCCTTTCAAGGCGATGCCTACTCAAGAACCAGCCACCTCTCAATCACAGAATTCTGCAGCTACAACAACTTTCTCTGCTTCCATTACAAATGAAGGATTAGACACTCTCCAACCTTCTGTATCCATGGTGGAGAACATCTCTGATTTTGGTTTTGGCGAGTCATTTCAGGCCTTAACTTACACTCCAACTGCTGCACCACCTCAAGAAAACCTAGCAATTCCACCCGCCCAGCTGCCAACCCAACCCCCTCCACAGCAATATCTGCAGCCACCACAGGCCCAACAGATGCAGCAGCAATATATTCCAGAACAGCCACCACAGCTGCAACAACTGCCACCACAATATGTGCAGATGCAGCCAACAATACAGCTACCATCACAGCCACCTATGCAGTCATCTCCACAGCTACCATCTCAACCACAAACACAGCAACCTCAGTCGTACCTACAGTCCCAGGTGCCAACACAGGCCCAGCCCCAGCCATATATGCAGCCACAACCAGAGTCACATATGCAGATTCAGCCACATCAAAGTGGTGATGTCCTGGGAAATCTTCTTCCACAGTCAGCACCAACGGTCACACCATCTGCACAAACAGCTGGTCTAGCTGATATGACTTTGAAGCCTCAGACTCAGAAGGATAAATTTGAGCCCAAGTCAGCAGTTTGGGCTGATACATTGAGTCGTGGACTAGTCAATCTTAATATCTCTGGAC CAAAAATCAATCCCTTGGCAGATATTGGTATCGACTTCGACTCCATTAACCGGATagataaaaggaaagagaaagagaaagctgctgctgctgcagctgcATCTTCTTCTGGGGCTATGGGTAAAGCTATGGGAGCTGGTTCAGGAATTGGTCGTGCTGGTGCAACAGGTTTGGCTCCTCCTCCGAACCCCATGATGGGTTCCGGGATGGGCATGGGTGGAGGAATGGGGATGGGGATGGGGATGGGAAACGGTGGTGGAATGGGCATGGGTGGTTATGGTGCTGGAATGAATCAATCCATGGGTATGGGCATGGGCATGGGAATGGGGATGGGAATAGGCATGGCCCCAGTACCACAGCCTCGACCAGGTTCAGGCCTGCCACCCACTGGTCCAGGCATGGCTGGTTACAACCCGATGATGGGCATGGGAGGTTATGCCCCTCAGAATCCATATGGTGGATACAGGTAA
- the LOC116265154 gene encoding cytokinin riboside 5'-monophosphate phosphoribohydrolase LOG1, which translates to MEREKETKLSKFRRICVFCGSSQGKKKSYQDAAIELGKELVLRNIDLVYGGGSVGLMGLVSQAVYDGGRHVVGVIPKTLMPREITGETVGEVKAVADMHQRKAEMARRSDAFIALPGGYGTLEELLEVITWAQLGIHDKPVGLLNVDGYYNSLLSFIDKAVEEGFISPSARHIIVSAPNAKELVRKLEEYVPRHERVASKLSWEMEQLGYSSKCEMSR; encoded by the exons atggagagggagaaggaaacGAAGCTATCGAAATTTAGGAGGATCTGTGTGTTCTGTGGTAGCAGccaggggaagaagaagagctaCCAGGATGCAGCTATTGAGCTTGGAAAAGAACTG GTGTTGAGGAACATAGATCTCGTTTATGGAGGAGGAAGTGTTGGGCTGATGGGTCTGGTGTCGCAGGCAGTGTACGATGGTGGCCGCCATGTCGTTGG AGTCATTCCCAAGACGCTCATGCCCCGAGAG ATAACAGGGGAGACTGTGGGAGAGGTGAAGGCAGTCGCAGACATGCATCAAAGGAAGGCAGAGATGGCACGAAGATCGGATGCCTTTATCGCCCTACCAG GGGGATACGGGACACTGGAGGAGCTGCTGGAAGTCATAACGTGGGCGCAACTAGGGATTCATGACAAGCCG GTTGGGCTACTGAACGTTGACGGATATTACAACTCCCTTCTCTCTTTCATCGACAAGGCTGTGGAGGAAGGATTCATTAGCCCCAGTGCCCGGCATATTATTGTCTCCGCGCCAAACGCCAAGGAGTTGGTGAGGAAACTGGAA GAGTACGTGCCTCGCCACGAGAGAGTGGCGTCGAAGCTCAGCTGGGAGATGGAGCAGCTCGGCTACTCCTCCAAATGCGAGATGTCAAGGTAG